Proteins from one Ipomoea triloba cultivar NCNSP0323 chromosome 1, ASM357664v1 genomic window:
- the LOC116024210 gene encoding pathogen-related protein-like produces the protein MACSGTGGDKYRDYLSEDEVKNTKWRSGPPSYDVVDKLFEEGRTHVWPEGSLEEKVQRLMKTWEMELVHKADPNDYKTLDPTKFRLFVNGRKGLSLEETAKIGGSYNVFLQTSLPEKYRVFNPEDETFVSSQAVFRNAFPRGFAIEILQVYSGPPRITYRFRHWGYMDGPFKGHPPTGEITEFFGMGTFELDEESNKIVKSELFFDRGELLGALVKGGSSDEAATSEAPSACPFMKGA, from the exons ATGGCTTGTTCAGGTACTGGTGGAGACAAATACAGGGACTATCTCAGTGAAGATGAGGTGAAGAACACCAAATGGAGATCTGGTCCTCCTAGCTATGATGTTGTAGACAAGCTTTTTGAAGAGGGCAGAACTCAT GTGTGGCCTGAAGGATCACTGGAGGAGAAAGTGCAGAGGCTTATGAAGACATGGGAGATGGAGTTGGTGCACAAGGCAGATCCTAATGATTATAAGACACTTGATCCTACAAAATTTAGACTCTTCGTCAATG GGAGAAAAGGTCTATCCTTGGAAGAAACAGCCAAGATTGGAGGAAGCTACAATGTCTTCCTCCAAACCTCTTTGCCCGAAAAATATCGAGTATTCAACCCTGAAGATGAAACATTTGTTTCATCTCAGGCTGTTTTCAGGAATGCATTTCCTCGTGGATTTGCCATCGAGATCCTCCAGGTCTATTCAGGACCGCCACGAATAACATACAGATTCAGGCATTGGGGTTACATGGATGGCCCCTTCAAAGGCCATCCTCCTACTGGAGAAATTACTGAATTCTTTGGAATGGGCACTTTCGAG TTGGATGAAGAGTCTAACAAGATTGTGAAATCAGAGTTGTTCTTTGACCGTGGAGAACTTCTTGGAGCCCTGGTCAAGGGAGGAAGCAGTGATGAAGCTGCAACATCTGAAGCCCCTTCAGCCTGCCCTTTCATGAAAGGAGCTTAA